The DNA window ACCGCTACCTTGCTGAACGGGCGGCCCCTGCATTCGAGCATTTTCAGCGTCGAATTTTTTTCCAGTCTGATCATCATGGCCACGGGGCGTTGGCGCTCTTCCGTGGAAAGGGTGAATTCCTGATCATCGATGCAGAACTTCTGATGGCCGTTCAACAGCAGCATGAACATCTGCTTGGGGGTCAGGCGCCGCTCGCTGGGTGCAAGGGAGGTGGGCACCTCTTCGTTGTACACGCCGATCCGGAAATCTCCCGGGTATAGATTGACAGTCATCCGCCATCTCCACTGGATTCGCTGCGTATGTCCGATGCGCAAAGCCCTTTGTCCTGTTGGCAAAGGACCCTCTGGGACAGGCTCTGTATTGTATATGAGACTCATCATCAAATCAGATGGGTTTTCATATTCATAGGTTACTGCCAGCCAGGAGCGTTGAAAGGAAATGTCGTTTATCGAAGTGGAACGCCACCGTAACGAGTGGTGCGGCGTCGTATTGCTGACGGCGGCCCTCGCCGGCGTTGTTCCGGTTTTGGCACAGGCGGACGCTGAGGGTAATGGCGTCGCGCAACTGGGTGAGATCAGGGTCGATGAGCGGGTGGATGAAGGTTATGTCTCTCGCAACTCGTCCACGGCGACGAAAACCGACACGCCGTTGAAGGAAACGGCTGCTTCGATCTCCATCGTCACAGCCGAGAGGATGGAGGACCAGGCGGTCAAGTCGGTTCCCGAGGCATTGCGTTATACCGCCGGGGTCATCTCGGAATACCGGGGTGCCTCGAATGCCGGGGATGAAACCATGGTGCGAGGTTTCGGTTATGTGCCGCGCTACGTCGATGGCCTTGCTGTCGCCAGTGGCACCATCGAGCCCTGGTTGTTGGAAAACATCGCAGTGCTGAAAGGGCCGGCTTCGCTGCTCTATGGCCAGAGCAACCCTGGCGGGCTCATCGACATGAGCACCAAGGTAGCTTACGGCCAGGAGATCAATCGCGTCGGTCTGGGCACCGGTTCACGGGCACGTGCCGAGGGACGCTTCGATTTTGCCAGGCGCCTGGGGGACACGGCGCTGTCCTGGCGTGTGGTCGGTCTGGCATCACGTGCCGATACCCAGGAGGACGGTCTGAAGACCCGCCGCCTGGCCATCGCGCCATCCCTGTCGTGGGCGCCCACCGATGACACCAGCCTGATCGTCTCTGCGCGCTACCAGCGTGAGCCGGATGCGGGCTACCGTAACTTTCGTGAGCGTCTGGGGACCGATACAACCACTCCTTATGGACGGATTCCAGCTGATTTCCTGGTGGGTGATACCGACCATGAGCGTTCGTCATCCACCAGCCAGTCTCTGGGCTACAGTTTCGAGCATGCCTTTTCACCCAACCTGATCTTCCGCCAGAAGGCTCGCGTATCGGAGGTCGAATCCAGGCGTGACACCCTGGTATGGGGCTCGTTGGCTGCGGACCAGCGTACGATCTCGCGCACGGCCAGCGACTCCCTCTCGGAAACCGATCAGGCACTGATCGACAACCAATTGGAGACGCGCTTCGGCTTCGCCGGATTCGAGCACTTGTTGCTGAGTGGTTTCGATGTGCAGTACACCCGCTCGACCAACCTCTCCTGGCGTGGTCGTGCCAATTCAATCGACTGGGTGGCGCCGGTTTACGGCAATGTGGTGCTGAGCAACTACAGCCAGTCTGGCGACTCGCTGTCGCGCACTCGCCAGCAAGGGGTCTATCTGCAGGACCAACTGACTCGAGGGCGCTGGCACCTGGTTGCCGGCTTGCGCCATGACTGGGCCAACAATGAAACGTTGAACCGCCTCAGTGGCACGCGTGCCGACATCGACAGCGAGGCCTTCAGCGGACGCGTTGGTGTGCTCTATACCCTGGATAGCGGCTTTGCTCCCTATGCCAGTTATTCGACTTCATTCGAGCCGGTCACTCAGGTGCCACAAGCAGGGGAGAGGAGTTTCGATCCGACCGAGGGCGAGCAGCTCGAGGTGGGCCTGAAGTGGTCCAGCCCTGATGACAGTCTGATGATCACCACCTCCGTCTATGACCTGCGCCAGGCCAATGTGCTCAAGTCGATCGAAGGCACGACACCGACGGC is part of the Pseudomonas sp. ABC1 genome and encodes:
- a CDS encoding TonB-dependent siderophore receptor; the protein is MSFIEVERHRNEWCGVVLLTAALAGVVPVLAQADAEGNGVAQLGEIRVDERVDEGYVSRNSSTATKTDTPLKETAASISIVTAERMEDQAVKSVPEALRYTAGVISEYRGASNAGDETMVRGFGYVPRYVDGLAVASGTIEPWLLENIAVLKGPASLLYGQSNPGGLIDMSTKVAYGQEINRVGLGTGSRARAEGRFDFARRLGDTALSWRVVGLASRADTQEDGLKTRRLAIAPSLSWAPTDDTSLIVSARYQREPDAGYRNFRERLGTDTTTPYGRIPADFLVGDTDHERSSSTSQSLGYSFEHAFSPNLIFRQKARVSEVESRRDTLVWGSLAADQRTISRTASDSLSETDQALIDNQLETRFGFAGFEHLLLSGFDVQYTRSTNLSWRGRANSIDWVAPVYGNVVLSNYSQSGDSLSRTRQQGVYLQDQLTRGRWHLVAGLRHDWANNETLNRLSGTRADIDSEAFSGRVGVLYTLDSGFAPYASYSTSFEPVTQVPQAGERSFDPTEGEQLEVGLKWSSPDDSLMITTSVYDLRQANVLKSIEGTTPTAYEQVGEIRSRGFEVEAQGKVTRNLSLVGGYSYIDSEISKSNNRAEVGMKNDRIPSHQASLWGKYLFDSGLDVALGARYTGASWARNEAFSVPSYTLLDLALGYDCGRLDPRCAGLRGQVNVSNLTDEYYTASCSGAYACFVGNERVISASLDYQW